From the Rhinolophus sinicus isolate RSC01 linkage group LG02, ASM3656204v1, whole genome shotgun sequence genome, one window contains:
- the LOC109435531 gene encoding natural killer cells antigen CD94 translates to MAAFWTISWRLISGILAVTCLLLMVALGLLLKNLFPKQSIRPISSPGATEPQEGSDCCSCQEKWIGYQCNCFFISNEKVTWTKSRDFCASQNSSLLHLQNKDELNFMNHSINFYWIGLSYNEEQRVWQWEDGSALSPDLFSLIQTVNTRNCITYSTSGNSLDKACESKSRYICKKKHIGAYLGAS, encoded by the exons ATGGCAG CTTTTTGGACCATTTCATGGAGGTTGATTTCTGGGATCTTAGCAGTAACATGCCTTCTGTTGATGGTTGCTTTGGGATTATTGTTGAAAAATC TATTCCCTAAACAAAGTATTCGGCCAATATCATCACCAGGAGCCACAGAACCGCAGGAAG gcTCTGACTGCTGTTCCTGTCAAGAAAAGTGGATTGGGTACCAATGCaactgtttcttcatttctaatgaaAAAGTAACTTGGACAAAAAGCAGGGATTTCTGTGCCTCTCAGAATTCCAGTCTGCTTCATTTGCAAAACAAAGATGAATTA AATTTCATGAACCACAGTATAAACTTTTACTGGATTGGACTGTCTTACAATGAAGAACAACGTGTCTGGCAGTGGGAGGATGGCTCTGCTCTCTCCCCAGATCT atTTTCATTGATTCAAACTGTAAATACACGGAATTGCATAACATATAGCACAAGCGGAAATTCTCTGGATAAAGCCTGTGAAAGTAAAAGCCGTTATATCTGTAAGAAGAAGCATATAGGAGCTTATTTAGGTGCTTCTTAG
- the LOC141568812 gene encoding natural killer cells antigen CD94-like codes for MADTQIILLRLISGILGVLCLALMATLETLKNLLLNQVIHPMSSQGCTTEPQEDSGCCSFQENWIEYRCYFVSNERRIGVQSRDFCAS; via the exons ATGGCAG ATACTCAGATCATTCTATTGAGGTTGATTTCTGGGATTTTAGGAGTATTGTGCCTTGCGCTGATGGCTACTTTGGAAACGTTGAAAAACT TACTTCTTAATCAAGTTATTCACCCAATGTCATCTCAAGGGTGCACCACAGAACCCCAGGAAG attcTGGCTGCTGTTCTTTCCAAGAAAACTGGATTGAGTACCGATGTTACTTTGTTTCTAATGAAAGAAGAATTGGGGTACAAAGTAGGGATTTCTGTGCTTCTTAG